In Leptolyngbya subtilissima AS-A7, the sequence CGTTGCTGATCAAAGCTCTCAATGGTCTTACCCCCGACGAAATCGTCACCCTCACCCCCGACTTCATCAAAGACACTCAGCTCGATGTCAGCCTGACACCGTCGCGGGCCAACGGCTTCTACAACATCTTTAAGACCATGCAGCAAAAGGCTCGAGGACTGCACGATGGGGCGGCACCAGGGGCGCTGCTGAGCTAAACTCAGCCCCGCTCTAACCAGGGCAAACGATCCACAACTCTGGCACTTCGTCAAACTTTGGTAAACTTTGGAATGCGATTCAGCCTCGGTTGAATTCTGCCTGCATTCCTTCTGCCACTGGTTGGGCCTAATTCCATGAGCGAGTACAGTATTTTCACCTCTGAGTCGGTGTCTGAAGGCCATCCCGACAAAATGGCCGACCAGATTTCCGATGCCGTTTTGGATGCCATTCTCAAAGAAGACCTGCATGCCCGAGTAGCGGTTGAAACCTTGGTTAAGACCGGTATGGCCGTCATAGCTGGGGAAGTGCGCACTAACACCTACGTCGATCTAGAAGACATTGTCCGCAATGTAATTCTGGCCATTGGCTACGACAGCTCCGATGTGGGCTTTGACGGGGCCTCCTGCGCGGTGCTCAACGCCATTGGCAAGCAGTCGTCTGACATTGCTATGGGGGTCGATGTGGCCACCGACAAAGATCTGGGCGCAGGCGACCAGGGGTTGATGTTTGGCTACGCCACCAACGAAACCGACACCCTCATGCCCGCCCCAATTTACTACGCCCATCGGCTGGTAGAGCGGCAGGCCTACCTGCGTAAGCACGGCGTGCTGCCCTGGCTGCGCCCCGACGCCAAGAGCCAGATTACCCTGCGCTACGAGCATCTAAAACCGGTGGCGGTGGAAGCGGTGGTGCTCTCGACCCAGCACGACCCCGATATTTCTCAAGCCGACATCCGCGAAGCAGTGATGGAAGAGATCATTAAGCCGGTGCTGCCCAACGGCTGGCTCCACGCCGATACTCAATATCACATCAACCCCACAGGGCAGTTCATCATTGGCGGCCCTGTCGGCGACTGCGGCCTTACCGGGCGCAAAATTATTGTTGATACCTACGGCGGCATGGCTCGCCACGGCGGCGGCGCATTCTCGGGCAAAGATCCCACCAAGGTCGATCGCTCGGCGGCCTATGCTGGGCGCTACGTGGCCAAGAATATTGTGGCGGCAGGTCTGGCCGAGCGCTGCGAAATTCAGGTCTCCTACGCTATCGGCGTGGCTCAGCCCACCTCGATCTCAATCAACACCTTTGGCACGGGCAAGATTTCTGACGGGGCGATCGCAGAGCTGGTGCGCAAACACTTTGACCTGCGCCCCCAGGGCTTAATCGACATGCTCGATCTGCGCCGCCCAATTTACCAGCAGACGGCTGCCTACGGCCACTTTGGTCGCGAGCTGCCCGACTTCACCTGGGAAAAAACCGACAGAGCTGACCTGCTCAAGACCGCTCTTTAGAGCGCGGCTCAAGCGGGTAGAACACAAAGGCGAGGGGCGGTCAGCTGACCGCCCCTCGCCTTTGTAATTGCGTTCCTAAGTTGGTAGGACCTTCTACTGATTGATGACGGTGGTCTGGTGGGGCAGAGCGCGTTCTTCGTCATGGGGCTCGCTCTGGGTGCCGTGGTCGTGGTCTTTCATATCTTCGGTGCGGCGACGGCTCAACAATTCCTTGAGGGGGTCGCGCTTTTCTTCAGACATGTGAATTTGAATGTTGGGCCCCGATCGCGCCAGACGAATCACAATGCCGTCTTCTACAGGGACCTCGGTAATGCGACGACCGTCGAGATAGGTACCGTTGGTACCGATGCTTTTCACCGCCCAGCCATTGTCGGCGCGGTGAATTTCAACGTGGTGGCGGGAGACCACAGCGCTGTATAGAACCACGTTGTTATCGGTCGATCGACCAATGCGAATCACCGATTCTTGATCAAAAGACCAGCTCTGCACTGGAGTTTTGTGGAGAGGATGGAGCAGCGAGAGGGTAATCACATTACTCAATCAAAAACGATCCCTGTAGTGTCTAATCATAGAAGAGTCTGACGAAGCCCAACCCCCATTTTAGGATTCTCAGCCGCTGACGGTCGGCAGGCGCCATTTATCTCCAGGACTGTCGAGCAGCCTGCTTAGATAATAGTTCAGCACCGCAGCAATTCAGAGAGGAGTGAAACCCCTGGTTGAAAGCTTTAGCTAGAGACCATTGCTGCCAAGTCAAGGTCGCCCACCGCTGAGCGATCGAGCAGCCAGCGCAGTTCTCCCTGGGGGCGCACCATCCGGGAGGGATAGGCCTCGTCGTCGCCATCGGGGGCAAATACCTGGGCCAGGGCGGCCTGTTTGTCCGACCCGGCTACTAAAAACATGACCCGATGGCTGTGGTTAATTAGCGGGGCGGTAAAGGTGAGGCGAGGGTCGCTGCCCTTTTGGCCCACGGCAATCAGTCGATCATTTACTTTCAGCGCCTCGGTGTAGGGAAAGAGGGAGGCCGTATGGCCGTCATCGCCCATGCCTAGCAAAATGAGGTCGAAGCGGGGCACCTGATCAGGGCCAAGGCCCTGAAGCCCACCAAAAATTGACTTGACCATCGCCTCGTACTGACGGGCCGACACGGCTGGATCCCCCTCTAGGGTAGGGGCATAGAGAATGTGGTCGGGCGGAATGGGCACCCGGTCGAGCCAGGCGGCCTTGGCCATGCCCCCGTTGCTGTCGGGATGGTCGAGGGGCACGTAGCGCTCGTCGCCCCAAAAAATGTAGAGTTTTTCCCAGGGCAGATCTTGCTCGGCCAGGCCGCTGTAGAGGGGTTTGGGGGTGCTGCCACCAGCCAGGGCCAGGGTGCAGTAGTCGTGGTCGGCTACGGCGCTGTGGATGGCCTCGACCACCAAGGCTAGGGCCCGCTGCACCAGGGCAGGCTTGTCGGACAAGATCTCAAGCTGCGGCGCGGTCATAGGCAGGGGTTACCAAATAGGGGTTCTAGCGGGTCTTGGGGGCTAGATGTTAGAACGTTTTGATTGTTTCTCATCAGCAGACTAACGTAGTTATTACCCCAGCGCCGATGGCTTAAGCTTTAATTTTGAAGCCAGAACTCAATCAGGTGAAGGCCTTGGTTGACAAGCCGCCCAAAACCTTGAAAGCTTACGGTTAGCTCTGTACCCTGCGATCGCATCTTGCCCCATGCAACTGACCCCCCAGGAAAAAGACAAGCTGCTAATTTTTACCGCTGCCCTGGTGGCCGAACGCCGTAAAGACCGCGGGCTGAAGCTCAACCATCCCGAGGCCGTTGCCTACATTTCTGCGGCCATTTTAGAGGGGGCGCGCGATGGGCGCACTGTGGCCGACCTGATGAGCTACGGCACCACTCTGCTCAGCCGAGCCGAGGTCATGGATGGAGTGGCGGAGATGATTCACGATGTGCAGGTGGAGGCTACCTTCCCCGACGGCACCAAGCTAGTTACTGTTCACGAACCCATTCGGTAGGGCAATCCATGGCTGTTTCTGGCTCTAACCCAGGGGATATTGTGCTAGATGCTGAGGCGATCGAGGCTGTGCTAGGAGCACTGGTCACCCAGCTCGATGCCTACGTATTTCCCGAGGTGGCGGAAAAAATTCAGAACGACCTTGAGCAGCGCTTAGAGGCAGGGGGTTACGGCGACTTGACCGGCGGGCAGCAGCTGGCCGATACGCTAACGGCCCAGCTCCAGCAGATGAGCGGCGATCGCAACCTGCGCCTGCACTTCAGCCCCGCCCTCCTGCCCCACCTAGAGCCTGACACAGCGCCTGATGCCGCGGAGATTGAGCGCCAGTACAAAGCCAGTCGTCGCCGCAATTTTGACTTAAACAAAGTTGAGCGCTTGCCCGGCAACGTGGGTTACATCCAGCTATTTAGCTTTGAGCCGCCAGAGTTTGCCGGCGAGACTCTGGCCGCCGCCATGACCCTGGTGGCCCATACCGACGCCCTCATCTTTGACCTGCGCCACAACCAGGGGGGCTCCCCAGCTACAGTGGCGCTGCTGTGCAGCTATCTACTTCCCGCCCATCCACCCGTTCACCTCAACGACCTGTACTGGAGCGAAACCGACGAAACCCACCAGTGGTGGACGGTGCCCTACGTGCCGGGGCAGCGCTACCTCGACAAGCCCGTCTTTGCCCTCACCAGCCCTGAAACCTTCTCAGCGGCGGAGGAGTTTGCCTACAACCTGCAAGTGCTGAAGCGCGGAGCCGTGGTGGGTGAAACCACTCGCGGTGGAGCCAATCCGGGACGCGGCTTTCGCCTACACGACCATTTCTGGGTCTTTATGCCCACGGGTCAGGCAATCAACCCCACCACTGGCAAAAACTGGGATGGTACAGGGGTGATCCCCACCGTCAAGGTGCCGGCGGAGACGGCCCTCGATACGGCTCACCTGATGGCCCTCAACCACCTGCTAGAGGCCGGGCCCGAGGGCGTGGCCCGCCGCGAGCTGGAGGAAACCCTGCCCAGAGTTGAGCGATCGCTTCAGCAAAAGCGCCAAGACTTAATTGCCAACCTAGGAGGCCCGTCATGATTCCCGGAGAACTGCTGCCCGCCGAGGGCGAAATTGAGCTGAACGCGGGCAAAGAGACAGTAACGCTGGCGGTGGCCAATACGGGCGATCGCCCTATCCAGGTCGGCTCCCACTTTCACTTTTTTGAGGTGAATGCGGCGCTGAGCTTCGACCGCGACCAGGCCCGGGGTATGCGGCTCGATATTCCTGCCGGTACTGCTGTGCGCTTTGAGCCGGGCGATGAGCGCGACGTAACTTTGGTGCCGTTGGCTGGGGAGCGACGGGTCTACGGGTTCAATGCCCAGGTCGAAGGGGCACTGTAGTCCCTAATTGTAGGCATTTCCCATGATGAAGATACTCGGGTTATCTCCCCTGCCTCCTTTAGAAAAATGGGGTGAACAATTGTGCTTGTGATGGCGGATGTCGGGGAATTTTCTGCAAGATGACCTGATTGTTGACCTTCCCCATGCCTCACAGCTCTGTTAGGGCTTCAAAGACATGGGGAAGGCGATTTGAGGAAGAATTAACAATCGAGATCAGCGGCGGTAGACAGCCTTAGGAACACATCAGCATTGTGTTCCCGTTACCACGCGGCGTTAGCTGGAGACGCTAATCCAAGCACTGAAATCCCTTTTCTCCCTTCAATTTACCGTCGAAGCTTGCGGTTTCTGTACAACCCGCCTGCCGAGAGACGGCTCCAATCAGGTAATCAGAAAAATCTGCTTTGCCCTGTTTATATCGCTGAAGGGCTTGGTCAAGGGTTGAACGGCTTTCAAACTCAAAGGCAGCGCTGTGGAGCATTGCCTCTAGAATATCGACTACTTCAGTTTTCTGAAAGCGATATTTGGCACCTCTAAGCACCCAAACCAGTTCGCACAAAACGATGTTGGCAATAAAGCAGGGTTGGTTTTGCTGAATGACTTCAGAGGCTTGCTGCCATTGCGGCTCGTGGTCACGGGTAAGGTAGCGCACCAAGATATTGGTATCAAGCCCAATCATTAGCGCCCTCAGAAATGGCAGCATCCATGTCATCTTGGGTAGCAGGGGAGGTGTTAGGCCGATGGAGGACACCTGACAAGGATTCTATGGCAACGGTGAGGGGAAAGATTTTGACCTGACCGCTTTCGTCAATGACGAACTCGACTCGACTGCCGCTGACAAGTTTGAGATGCTGCCGGATTTCGTCAGGCAGAGTGATCTGCCCAGTGTCGGTGACAGTGGTGCTGAACATAGCGAAAAGAGGGGGGTTTACTGCTATTTTAGTGGAGCTTTAGTCAAGCCAGTCGGATGAGCAAGAGCGTTGACGATGCTCATGATGTAGAGGGGCGATTAAGTGAATAATGCTAGTCCCTCACGACTTTGCCTCGGATGCGGCGGTAGATTTTTTCGGCTTCGACCCAGACAAACAGCAAGGTGCTAAAGCCAAAGCAGATTAGCAGTTCGAAGGAACTGAGCAGGTGGGTGCCAAAGAAATTTCGCAGCGGCTCTACGTAGATCAGCATGAGTTGAAGTACGCAGGTGAGAAGCACGGCCCCCAGCACAAAGGGGTTTGACCAGGGCGACATTTCTATAGTGAGGCGACTGCCAGAGCGCACAGCGATCGCGTGGCCCATCTGAGCCAGACAGAGGGTAGTAAACACCATCGTCTTCCAGCGATCGGGGTCGCCGCCCTGCTGAGCGTGCTGATAGGCCCACACCATCATCGACACCGAGATAATGGCAAACACCACGCCGATGCGCAGCATATAGGCGCCTAACCCACGGGCAAAAATGCCCTCTTGGGGGTCGTGGGGCGGCTGCTCCATCACATCGGGTTCGGCTGGTTCTACCGCCAGGGCCAGCGCTGGGAAACCGTCGGTGACCAGGTTCATCCACAAAATCTGCAGCGGGCTTAGGGGCACATCCAAGATCGGCAGCAGCAGCGGCGAGAGGGCAATGGTGAGCAGTTCGCCAATGTTAGAGCCGAGAATGTATTTCACAAACCGGCGAATGTTGGTGTAGACCACCCGACCCTCTTCGGTGGCGGCGACGATGGTGGCAAAGTTGTCGTCGAGCAGCACCATGTCACTGGCCTCTTTGCTCACGTCGGTGCCGGTAATGCCCATAGCAATGCCAATCTCGGCCTGTTTGAGGGCTGGGGCATCGTTGACACCGTCGCCGGTCATAGCGACGATCTGGTGGTCTTTTTGCAGGGCTTTAACAATACGCAGCTTGTGCTCGGGCGACACTCGGGCATAGATGTTCACCTCTTTGACTACGGCCTCTAGCTCGGCCTGGCTCATGGCCTCTAGCTCAGCGCCGCTGAGAGAGCGGGCATCGGCATCGGCAATGCCCAAGTCTTGGGCGATCGCCATGGCGGTCAGCTGGTGGTCGCCAGTAATCATCATGGGGCGAATGCCAGCGGCCCGACAGCGCTGCACCGCCACCCGCACCTCGGGCCGCAGGGCGTCGATCATGCCCACCAGGCCCAGCCACACTAGATCTCGCTCGGCCAGATCGGGGTCGCCCTCATCGGGCACGGTGGTGATGGAGCGATAGGCAAAGCCCAGTACCCGCAACCCTTGGGCAGCCATAGTGGCACTGTCGGCTAGAATGCGCGATCGCGTCTCCTGATCCAGCTCAAACTGCTCTGTTCCCTTCAGGCCGCTGGTGCAGCATTCAAGCAGCATTTCCGGCGATCCCTTGGCCAGCATGAGGTAGGGGGCGTTAGAGAGGTCTTTGGACAGTGCCAGATCGGCGGCGAGGGCATTTACGCCGCTAAACACCACGCTCATGCGCTTGCGCTCTGATGAGAAGGGAAACTCTACGACCCGCTGCAATTCGTGGCCTAGACGGTGGCGATCGAGGCCGCTTTTAGCCGCCATCACCACCAGGGCTCCCTCGGTGGGGTCGCCCATGATCGCCCAATCGCCCCCCTCTTTTTGCAGCACAGAATCGTTGCATAGCAGACCATCTACCAGCAGCAGACCAACGTCAGTTACCTGGCGAGGGTCCAAGGGCTGCCCTTCGCTGACAAACTCACCCTCAGGGGCGTAACCCTCCCCAGTAATTTGCAGCGATTGGGAAAGGGAGCGCACTCGCTGCACCACCATTTTGTTTTGAGTTAGGGTGCCGGTTTTGTCAGAGCAAATCGTGGTAACCGAGCCCAGGGTTTCCACCGCAGGCAGGCGACGAATGAGGGCCTGGCGGCGCACCATGCGCTGGGTGCCAATGGCTAGGGTGACGGTAATCACCGCCGGCAGGCCTTCGGGCACCACCGCCACCGCCATACTCAGAGCCACCTCTAGCAGACGTTCAAAGGCTCCCCAACCGCCAAAAAACACGCCAGCAACCACTACGATTGCCACCAGGGTCAGCGACCCACTAACCAGCACGTTGCCCAACTGGGTCATGCGCTGCTGTAACGGAGTGGGTTCGGTTTCGACCCCTTGCAGCATGGCAGCAATGCGGCCCAGCTCGGTTTTCATGCCAGTGCCGGTCACCAGTACGCGACCTCGGCCCTGCGCGACCTCCGTGCCCTGAAACACCAGGTTCTTGCGATCGGCTAGGCTTGTATCAACCGCTAGGGTGCGAGTGGCCTGTTTGTTGACCCCTTGGGCTTCGCCGGTCAGAGCGGACTCGCGCAGCTGAAGATTGCTAGCCTCTAGCAAGCGACCGTCGGCAGCCACCTGGTCACCGGCTTCGAGCAACATAATGTCGCCGGGCACCAGATCTTGAGAGGGCACCTCTTGCAGACGTCCGTCGCGCTGCACCCGCACGCTGGGCGACGCCATTTGCTTCAGGGCAGCTAGGGCTTTCTCAGCTCGGCTCTCTTGCAGATAGCCCAGCACGCCATTAAGAATAACGATCGCAAAAATCGCGATCGCATCCTTGGGAAATTCTTGATTTCTAAAGGACAGCACCCCCGATACCACCGCCACCGCAATCAGCATCAGCAGCATGATGTTGGTGAACTGGTCGAGCAAGATGCGCCAGGCGGGGCGGCCGCCGACTTCTTCTAGCTCGTTGGGGCCGTACTGGCTGCGGCGATCGAGCACAGCTTGAGCCGTGAGGCCGATGTTGTCATTGCTGTCTAACTGACTGAGGGCCTCCTCAATGCCAACCGAATGCCAGGCGGTCGTAGAATTTGGAGAGGAGTCATTCATGCAACGCTACCAGCTACCGTTGGATCTATGGCTCTAAATCTATGGCTCTAATGGTATAGCCTTGGCCGGAGCTACGAAACTGAGCACAAAGATTAATCTTTGGAGCGATTTTGGCACATGACGTTGGGGTTAATCACGGGCCAATGCAACCTGTTCACATTAATCTGAGGAGAGTTCTAAGGAGATCGCTGCTGCTGCTGCTGCCTCTGCTGCTGAGCGGCTGCCTGCGCTACGACCTCACCCTGCGCTTTGACCACCAGAGCCACGGTCAGATTTCGCAGACGATTGATCTAAGCGATCGCGGTGCAGCCTTAGCCCAGCCCACCCTCGAACCCTGGCTAGATGATCTGAAGGTGCGATCGCGCCCCCTCGGCGGCCAGCTCAGCCAAAACTCGCAGACCGTTACCCTCACTGTGCCTTTTGGTACCGCTGCCGACCTGGGCGATCGCTTTCAGCAGCTCTTTGCTAGTGCCGCCGACCCAGATATTGAATCCATCCCTGCCGAAGAACCGTCCCCCCCAGACCGTCCCACCTACCTACAACTGCCCGGCTGGGAGCCTGTCCCTTTTACCCTAGCCATCGACCAAACCAACTGGCTGCTGGCCAGCCGCACCCACCTCACCTACACCCTCGACCTAAGCCAGCTACCCCCCAACCAGGATGATTCGGCTGATTTGGCCCCTTGGGCTGACCTGCACTTTCGGCTGCAAGTGCTCTGGGGCCTATCCCAACTGGCTCCTACTGCCACCCCTCCTACCCAGCAAGACGCCACCGGAGCCACTTGGCAGCTTGAGCCAGGCCAGATCAACTCCATTGATGCCACCTTTTGGCTGCCCAACGCGATCGCCCTCGGCACCCTCGGCATAACAGCCCTAGTGCTCGCTGGCTATGGCCTCCGCTACCGCATCTTCAAGCCCAAGTTCCCCGCCTCCTAAGCAAGCCCTCACCCTTTTCCCTTCGACTTATAAAGCCGCTACGTCAACAGAACCTAAACTCCCTCACCTTCCCCATCTTCCTCATCTCTTGACTTTACTCGCCTCTCATTTCCTAAAAACCTTTACCCAAAAACAGAGCTTGCCTGGTTAAATAGACCTAGCGATTTTGACTAGCGATGGGAGGCCCAGAGCCATGAGGCAGATAAATTTCGTCGTTATCTTTGTGATTGCCCTAGCCCTGGTGCTATTTGGCATTGAGAACACTGAGCGGGTACTAATTCACATTGCCCCTGGCCTGGATGTAGAAGCCCCGCTGTGCGTCGAGCTAATTATGGCCATGGGCATCGGCGCGGTGTTTGCCTGGGTGTTTAGCGTTTGGGCGCAGGTGCAGGGCTACATGTCCTTCGGCAAGCAGGTGCAGCAGCGCGAAATTCGCATTCAGGAACTGGAGCAGGATGTGCAGCGCTACCAGGTCAAGCTCGAAGAACAGAGCCTGCTGCTGCCCGCTGCTCAAGTCGAAGATGGGGAAGCGGTCGCTTAGGTACGGCTAGCGGAACCGGAGGTGCGAGCCAGATTGCATTGACCTCAGTTGTTATGATTTAGCTGATGTTGCGCTAGAGAAAGCGTCATGATGTCTGGCGACGATGACCCTACTCAGACTACTCAGCGCTCATCACTCAGGTGGGCCTCGCGGTTTGCTGGGGGTGCTGCCCTAGGCGCTGTGCTAGTTGCACTGCCGCTCTCCTACGGCTCTCCATTCAGCTTTGATCCAATGCAGATCGCCAAGGCCGGTTTCGTGATCCTCGGGTGTGGGGCAACGGCGATGATCTGGGGACAAGCGCTAATCAATGCGGTGATGGAGTCGTTAGGTAAAACGGGCCTTTGAGCTATCATGGGCCGATAGCCGCGTCATGGCGGCTTAGACAGCGGGGGCTGTCTAGCGATCTCTAAGCTTTTGCACCGCCCGATCTATGTCATCGTCCCTGGCTCAAACTGCGATCGCATTTCTCATCGACCTGGCCGATCAGGGCGAAATCGACCCGTGGGATGTCAAGGTGATCGACGTGATCGATCGCTTTTTGTCGCTGCTCAAGAGCCAGGCCGAAGCCTTGGCCAGCCAAGGCCGCACCCCCTACGAAGCCAATCTATCTGAGTCGGGTCAAGGGTTTCTCTACGCCTCCATGCTGGTGCTGCTCAAGGCCGACACCATGGTGCGAGCCGAAGCCGAAGCCGAGGCCGAAGCCAACCCCGAAGAGGTCTGGGAAGAGGAAATTCCTGACCTCATACCCCTACCCCGCAACCTGGAGCGGCACCTGCACCGCCGCGCCGTCGCCCCCATTCCTCAGCGGCGGCAGGTCACGCTCCACGAGCTAATTCAGCAACTCGAGACCATGGCCACGGTGATGGCCGACCACACCCCGCGCCTGCGAGCGCGACGCGCTCGACCCCAGCCCCAGCGCCAGGCAGTACGGGCGATCGCTCAGCTAGCCCACCAGGAAAACCTCTCTGAAATTGCCGCTGCCCTAGAAGCCTTTCTCGATCAGTACTGGGACGAGCTAGGCGAAGACACCCTGTGGATCGACTTTGAACTGCTGCTGGAGCACTGGCCCCAGTTTAAGCCCGCCGATCTCGAAGACGCCCACGACTTTGACACGCCCCACGCCGCCGCCGTCCACGAAAAGGTGGGCGTGTTTTGGGGGCTGCTGTTTCTCTCAGCCCAGTCGAAGGTAGAGCTGGGTCAAAATCAGTTCTACGGCGATTTACGGGTCAGAAATCTTAATCGCGCCCCTCTTACCGCAGCAGAGGCCGAACTGCCGGCCTTTATTCTGCCTGACTAAGACGAAGAAGCAGTGACGAAGATCACCGTTTCTAAGAATGCCGGGCTATTTTAAAGGAAAGTGTAAGAACTCGTTGAAGGTTAATGGGTTACCAGTGCTCTGGTTTGGGGCGCTGTTAGCATGACCAAGTGCAATTGCCCTAGGTTGACGTTATTTCGAGCTTTTTCTAGGTAAACGGCTATAGCCCTAACTAGAAAAACTGCTCTACAGATCATACCCCCATAAATTTTAAGGATCCTATTCATATGAAAGCCATGATCTTGGCTGCCGGTAAAGGCACCCGTGTACGGCCCATCACCTACACTATTCCCAAGCCCATGATTCCGATCATGCAGAAACCGGTGATGGAGTTCTTGCTCGAACTGCTGCGCCAGCACGGGTTTGACCAGATTATGGTGAACGTTAGTCACCTAGCCAACGAAATTGAGGGCTACTTTCGCGACGGACAGCGCTTTGGGGTTGAGCTGGCCTACTCCTTTGAGGGCCGCATCGAAGAAAATGGCGAACTGGTGGGCGACGCCATCGGTTCCGCCGGAGGGATGCGCAAGATTCAAGACTTTTCGCCCTTCTTTGACGACACCTTTGTGGTGCTCTGCGGCGATGCGTTGATCAACCTCGACCTCACTGAGGCCGTGCGTCGCCACCGCGAGAAGGGTTCCATCGCCACCATTATTACCAAGACCGTGCCCCTCAAGCAGGTGCCCAGCTATGGGGTCGTGGTCACCGATGCCGAAGGGCGGGTCAAGTCATTCCAGGAAAAACCCTCCGTCGAAGAGGCGCTCAGCACCGAGATCAACACCGGCATCTATATCTTTGAGCCTGAGGTGTTTGACTACATTCCCTCGGGCGTGTCGTTTGATATTGGCGGCGACCTGCTGCCTAAGCTGGTGGCCAACAACGCCCCCTTCTACGGCATTCCCATGGAGTTTGAGTGGGTCGACATCGGTAAAGTACCCGACTACTGGCGCGCAATTCAAGACGTGCTCACCGGCGTGGTCAATCTGGTGGATATCCCCGGTCAGGAGATTCGCCCCGGCGTCCATGTGGGTCTCAACGTGAAGGCCAACTGGGACAAAGTCAATATCGAAGGGCCGGTCTACATCGGCGGCATGACCCACATCGAAGACGGAGCCACCATCATCGGCCCCAGC encodes:
- a CDS encoding lipopolysaccharide assembly protein LapA domain-containing protein, translated to MRQINFVVIFVIALALVLFGIENTERVLIHIAPGLDVEAPLCVELIMAMGIGAVFAWVFSVWAQVQGYMSFGKQVQQREIRIQELEQDVQRYQVKLEEQSLLLPAAQVEDGEAVA
- a CDS encoding segregation/condensation protein A is translated as MSSSLAQTAIAFLIDLADQGEIDPWDVKVIDVIDRFLSLLKSQAEALASQGRTPYEANLSESGQGFLYASMLVLLKADTMVRAEAEAEAEANPEEVWEEEIPDLIPLPRNLERHLHRRAVAPIPQRRQVTLHELIQQLETMATVMADHTPRLRARRARPQPQRQAVRAIAQLAHQENLSEIAAALEAFLDQYWDELGEDTLWIDFELLLEHWPQFKPADLEDAHDFDTPHAAAVHEKVGVFWGLLFLSAQSKVELGQNQFYGDLRVRNLNRAPLTAAEAELPAFILPD
- a CDS encoding sugar phosphate nucleotidyltransferase, with the protein product MKAMILAAGKGTRVRPITYTIPKPMIPIMQKPVMEFLLELLRQHGFDQIMVNVSHLANEIEGYFRDGQRFGVELAYSFEGRIEENGELVGDAIGSAGGMRKIQDFSPFFDDTFVVLCGDALINLDLTEAVRRHREKGSIATIITKTVPLKQVPSYGVVVTDAEGRVKSFQEKPSVEEALSTEINTGIYIFEPEVFDYIPSGVSFDIGGDLLPKLVANNAPFYGIPMEFEWVDIGKVPDYWRAIQDVLTGVVNLVDIPGQEIRPGVHVGLNVKANWDKVNIEGPVYIGGMTHIEDGATIIGPSAIGNNCSICSGAIVDKSVIFEYSRIGPGVRLVDKLVFGRYCVDKTGASIDMKAAALDWLITDTRQEFPLVPPVEHRAIAELLEQHI